The Cyanobacteria bacterium GSL.Bin1 nucleotide sequence GGATGAAAATAGAAAATATAAAGAGCTAGATATTTGTCACCTTTTTTATGATCATGAAATAACCATTAAGAGTAGATTTTTAGTTTTGGGTGTCCACAAAGATAGCCAAGAAAAACTCATTGGATATATGGGCTTTCGTAAAGGTAAGCAACCAAGTTATCATTTAGCTGACATGGAAGTATTAAATTCTACTCCTGAAAAAGAACAATTTAATCAGGGTCAAGATTTTTTAATTGATGCTAGCAGAATGAATTTGAATGAGCTTGGTTTTATTCTAAAATGGACATATGCAGAAGAACCAAACACTTGGAGATTTCCCTTATCTGGTAACGGCGGATTATCTGATTATTATATTCGTGCCATAAAAAACAGTGGTATTCAAAAAAAAAGTGAAACTAAAACGCAATTTATCACCTCATCTGCGTTAAGCTCTGCTAAAATGATCGACCTATTTGATCAGATTGTTTTAACCCCTGAAGAAGACTTAGTCTTGCAAGCACTGCAAACAATTGAACCAAGAATTATTCGTATTGCTTCAGTTAGTTCGGAAAGAGAGATAAGTTCTGAAGCACGGGAAGGATTTATGGTACGGTTTAGTGATAGTAAACAACGCATCCCAATTGGCAGTATGGGTGATGGGATCTGGCGTATTTTAGGACTTGCCTTAGCAACCGTTAGTGCATCAAATGGTGTTTTGTTAGTCGATGAAATTGATACGGGCTTACATTTCACTGCCATGTCTGATATGTGGAAATTGGTTTGGGAGACTGCAAAAAGACTTAATGTTCAAGTTTTTGCCACAACACATAGCAGTGATTGTTGGATGAGTTTAGCTGATATTGCCAGTCGAGAAGATACCGCAGAAGATGGCATTACAATCCAGAGAATTGAAAAAGGAAAAGATACAGGAGTCGTTTTCAATCGCGAGCAAATTCTCACTGCTGCCAAGTGGGATATTGAGGTGCGTTAGTAATGTCAAGGCAAGATAAGTCACCGAACTGGTTATTAGTGGAAGGAGAGGAAGATAAAAGAGTAATTCCCTATTTGATGGAAGCAAATGGTATCCCTTGGAAAAAACAAGAAGAACCTGCTTTCATTCGAGAATGTGGCGGTTATCAAAATATTGACTCCACTTTAATTTCTACTGTTTTGCAAAAATCTGGGCTACAGGCTCTAGGAGTTATAGTTGATGCAGATGATAATCTTAATGAGCGTTGGAAAAGCATTAGAAATGCTTGTTTAGAGAGTATTCCAGATATTCCTGAAAACTTACCAACAACAGGGCTTATTCATCCAATAAATGACATTCAGTTTGGTGTTTGGATTATGCCTGATAATCAAGCCAGAGGGATGTTAGAAACTTTTTTAAGCTACTTGATTCCAGATGAAAGTGAGCCACTTTGGCAATATGCTCAAAACGTTACTAAAGAAGCTAAAAATCAAGGAGCTACTTTTATCAATTCTCATTTTGATAAGGCACAAATTTACACTTGGCTGGCATGGCAAGATCCACCAGGGCGACAATTACATAATGCTGTAATGGAAAAGATTCTGAATCCAAATCATCCCCAAGCCAAACCGTTTGTTAATTGGTTTAAGCAGTTGTATGACTTGTAAGAAAAAATAAATAGATTAAAAGAGCGCGATGTTCCCTACGGGAACCGGCGAAGCCATCGCGCAACGAAAAAGTTAAGAGGCTTGCTCAAATCCTACATTCAGCTTGACTACTAGGGTTAAGGTCTGTTCCATCGTTTTCACAATTTCACCATAATGACTATAACATGGTTAAGTTTGAAGGATCATGACTCCCATTTTTTCTCGTAAGGTTTCTAATCCTAATCTTTGCTCTGCCGAAATATAAACGGCTTCTGGAAAGTGTTGTTTTGCTTCAGTCAGCGTTTCTGTATCCACTTGATCAATCTTATTAAATACCAATAAACTCTCCGGCGGCATAATTGGCATTTCTTCTAGAATTTTGCTCACTGATTCGATTTGGCTTTGCCAAGCCCGATGAGATAAGTCAACAACATGCAACATCGCATCCGCTTCACTCACTTCTTCTAGGGTGGCACGGAAGGCATCAATTAAAGCTGGGGGGAGTTCTTTAATAAACCCCACGGTATCCGTTAGTAAGACAGTTTGTAATTCTCCTTGCGACGGAACAGTGAGACGACGAGTGGTTGGGTCAAGGGTGGCAAATAATTGGTCTTCGGCGTAAATTTCAGCATGGGTTAAGCAATTGAGCAAAGTAGATTTTCCCGCATTGGTATAACCCACCACGGCAATGGTCGGCACTTCTTGTTTTTGTCGCTGGTGGCGCATCCGGGAACGATGGGATTGCAGTTGATTGACTTCCTGCTGTAACCGGGATACCCGCTTTTGAATACGACGGCGTTCCGTTTCCAGTTTGGTTTCTCCAGGCCCACGGGTGCCAATACCACCACCGAGACGAGACATGGCTTCGCCCCGCCCCACCAGACGCGGGAGGAGATATTCCAATTGTGCCAATTCAACTTGGAGTTTTCCGGCGCGCGATCGCGCTCTTTGGGCAAAAATATCTAAAATTAACTCTGTCCGGTCAATCACTCTTACGCCAATTTGCTGTTCTAAATTGCGCACTTGGGCCGGACTCAAATCTTGATCAAACGCCACTAAACTCGCACCCACCGTTTGCACCGCGATCGCGATTTCTTGGACTTTCCCTGCCCCAATCACAGTCTGGGGATGAGGGCGACTGCGCCGTTGGGTAATCGTCTGTAACACCTCACCCCCTGCGGTATCCACCAAACGGATCACTTCCGCCAAGCCATCTGCAAACTGTTGCTGGGATAATTCAGCACTCATCAACCCCACAACCACCACGCGCTGATGGGAACTATCCACCTGCTGGGCGACATATTCCCGCTCAAATTCCGCTTCTAGCCCCTCAACTAGGTCTAGGAAATCTTGTTTCGTCAGAACATCTAGACTCAACGGCGGAGAAACTGTCCAATATAACCCTTCTTCGCGACTGGGATCAGATTCTGGGGCAAGATGCGCTAAATAAGCTGATTCCACATAACCGGTTGCCCCACCCCCGCGACGCTGGAATCCTTGACCGGTCAGCGTTAACGTCACCAGCGCGTCTAATCGCTGCAACACCATTGCCGTGAGACTGGGTTTTTTCGGGGGGTTTGACTTCAACGCCGTGGTCACACACCGAATCCCCGACAGCCGCTTAGCGCCATAACGCGGTAATTCCAGGGGGGGAATTTGCGTTTGTCGCGGGCTACCCACCCCCACCCGAATCACTTGTCCGCGACGGTTAATATAAGCGGATACCGGCTGATTAATTTCTGTACTAATCGCAGCAAGGCGCTGAGCAAATTCCGGGGTGGTTGCGCGATCGCGCGGCTGACGCTGATGATACAGCCGTTGCAGTTGTTTAAGCTGGCTTGATTTGAGTCCTTTTAGGTTGCCGTATAGGGTCTCGATTGACAATCGTCTCCTTAAGATGAAAACAGTAATTTTTGCTACATATTGATTCCCAAGCAAGGGAGAGAATACGGATTAAGAGATTCATCCCCCATAACTCAGTCCTCTTTATTTCATCTTAAATCCCAGCCTTGAAACTTTGCTGTTTTGAAACTGCACCTAAAAAACCGCCACTGAGAATAATTCAGTAGCGGTTGCTTCAATTGCCAATCGCAGGAAAATTTAACCAAATGCGCCGCTAACATATTGCTGAGTGGCTTCTTCTTTCGGATTTTGAAAGATCGTTTCTGTATCGTCATATTCCACGAGATACCCTTGCTTCCCGCCTTCTATGGCTTCGGCATTAAAAAATGCGGTCCGGTCGGAAACCCGGGAAGCCTGCTGCATATTGTGAGTCACAATCACAATTGTGTATCTCTCTTTCAATTCCGCAATTAACTCTTCAATTCGGAGGGTAGAAATGGGGTCCAGTGCAGAACAAGGTTCGTCCATTAAAATCACTTCCGGCTGAATGGCGATTCCCCGGGCAATACAAAGACGCTGTTGTTGTCCGCCGGATAAAGATAAACCACTTTCTTTTAACTTATCTTTCACCTCATCCCAAAGGGCAGCTTGTTTTAGGCTTTGCTCAATCAATTCATCCATATTCCCCTGATAGCCATTAATCCGCGCCCCAAAGGCAATATTTTCATAAATTGATTTCGGGAAAGGGTTGGGCTTCTGGAATACCATGCCAATGCGACGGCGCACCTCTACCGGATCAACGCCTTTGGCATATAAATCTTTATCATGATAGGTAATTTTTCCTTCCACTCTTGCTCCAGCGACTAAATCATTGAGACGATTAAAGCAGCGGAGAATCGTACTTTTACCACAGCCCGATGGACCAATCAAGGCTGTCACTTCGTTGGCATAAATATCCATGTTGACATTGCGCACTGCCAAATAGGAACCGTAGTAGACATTAACATTATCTACTTTTAAAACCGCTTCATTAACCTGGGCGTTATGCGGTGTTTGAGAAAGTTGGGGATCGCTGGTCATTTTTTTACCTCAATTTTTAAAAAACGATGATTTTAATCTAGTTTTTTCTGAAATTTATTCCGAAGAAAGATGGCAAGGGAATTCATTAGGAGTAATGCCACCATCAGAATAATAATGCCAGTGGCAGCAACCGCGTGAAACTCTTCTTGGGGACGGGATACCCAATTAAAAATTTGAATGGGCATGACGGTAAAGGGGGTTCTTAACCCTTCCCAAATCGGCCAGGTTGGGGGTAAAAAGGCAATATAAGTTAAAGCTCCCACTGTAATTAAGGGTGCTGTTTCGCCAATGGCACGGGATAAGGCAAGAATGGTTCCGGTTAACATACCAGGAAAGGCAAGAGGGAACACTTGTTCTCGCACCACTTGCCAACGGGTTGCTCCCAGTGCCATTCCCCCTTGTCTTAAACTATCCGGAACGGCTCTTAGCGCTTCACGAGTGGCAACAATAATAATCGGCAGAATGAGCAACGACATGGTCATCGATCCGGCCAATACGGTGCGCCCTCCTGTTAGGGGTTGCATCACCCGCACGAAGGCTTGTAAGCCCAGCAAGCCATAAATAATTGAGGGGACCGCCGCTAAATTGCCAATATTGACTTCAATGACTTTGGCATACCAGGTGTCCGCAGCAAATTCTTCTAAGAAGATGCCGGAACCAACACCAACAACAAAAGAAAGAATGGCAGTAATGACCATGAGCCAAATTGTTCCCACCCAAGCCGATAAAAATCCAGCTTGTTCCGGCTTACGGGAAGGATAATTGGTCATAAAGCTCCAATCGAGGTTACTAATACCATCAATAAAAACGTCGATTAATAGAACAGCTAAGACCACTAAACCAATGTAAGTGGCAATTAGGCTGATAATACGAAAAATGTTACCTTGCTGGTAACGTTTGGGCAGGGAGGTCTGAAATTGTGTACTCACCTGCTCTTGCATGGGATCGGCAGTTGTCATTACTCGTATTTCTCCCTAAATTTGCGTACAAACCAAAAACTAAAGATATTCAGTAGGAGTGTAATTAAAAATAAGCTGGTGCCAACCACAAATAAAGTGTTGTAGGCAAGCGTCCCAGTTGGCGCATCTCCTAGACTAACCTGAACGATAAAGGAGGTCATCGTTTGAACAGATACTAAAGGATTCAAGGTTAAAGTTGGGTTTTGTCCCGCAGCAACCGTTACAATCATGGTTTCTCCAACTGCACGCGAGATCGCTAAGATAAAGGAAGCAACAATTCCAGATAAAGCTGCTGGAATCACCACGCCAATCACAACCTCTTTTTTAGTGCAACCCATGGCATAAGCCCCTTGACGTAAACTTTGCGGTACAGAATAAATTGCATCTTCGCTAATTGAGCCAACTAGGGGGGTAATTGAAATTCCCATGACTAAACCAGCGCTCAGCGCATTAAAGCCCTGTAAACCCGGAATAAAATTTTGTAATAATGGCGTTACAAAGAGTAGCGCAAAGTAACCGAAAACAACAGATGGTACTCCTGCTAAGACTTCTAATGCTGGTTTAATCGAACGACGTACTCTAGCAGGCGCATATTCACTCAGGTAAATTGCTGATAGTAAGCCAATGGGCAAAGCAACAGTAATAGCAATTACAGAAGTCAAAAATGTTCCGCTCAAGAGCACAAAAATGCCGTATTGTGGATTGACAAATAAAGGCGTCCATTGTGTATCAGTGAGAAAACGCCATAAGGGTACTTTCTGAAAAAAGTTAATGGTTTCAAATCCTAGGGTCAGGACAATCCCTGCTGTTGTGGCGATAGAGATAAAGGCAAATAGGCCAAAAAGAAAAACAACAAGGCGCTCGCTGAGTTTATTGAAACCCCGAGCGGGCTTGAATAGATTGTCACGTTGATTCGCTGTCATTGCTCCTCATATAGTTGAAAGGGCTCACGTTAAGGTCAGAGTAGACACCTTCCTAAGCCGAAGGTGCCCACTCTAACTGTTGGCCAGCCGATGACCGACTGACCCAACTCAATTGATCATTTCAGACCATTCAGATTAAAGCACCTCGTTGAGCTTCACGCCAACTGTGGAACCATCTTCAAAGACTGTACCCGTTTTGCGTTCCTCAAAGCGACTCAACGCCTTTTGGTAAATGCTGTCGCTAAGCGCAACATACCCCACTTCACTGACAAGGTTGCGGTTGGCTGCATCCATATAGAATTGAATAAATGCTTGAACTTGCGGTTTTTCCTCTGCCGCGGACCGCCTAACATAAATAAAAATGGGTCGTGCTAGGGGCTGATAGGTTCCTTCTTCTACAGTAGCGGTACTGGGCTCAATACAGCCTTCTCCGTTATCCGGATTGCCATCATCAATCGTGATCGCCCCTAATTCGTCTTGGTTTTCTTCGTAGTAAGCGAGACCGAGATAGCCTAAGCCGCCTTGGTCACTCATAACCCCTTGCACAATCACATTGTCGTCTTCGCTGGCGGTATAGTCACCGCGACTGGCACCCCCTTCACCCATAATCGCTTCCGTGAAGTAGTCAAAGGTTCCCGAGTCAACCCCAGGTCCGTACAAGCTGAGTCTTTGATCTGGGAAACTATCACGAACTTGATTCCAATTATCAATTTGTCCCTGAGCGTCCGGTCTCCACATGGTTTCGAGTTCTTCGGTGGTTAAACATTCTGCCCAGTCATTGGCAGGATTTTTAATCACAGAAATGGCATCAAAAGCAACGGGCAATTCAATATATTCAATACCCGCTTCGGCACAGGCTTCTTTTTCCACTTCTTTAATGGGACGAGAGGCATCAGAGATATCGGTTTCACCATTACAGAATTTCTTGAAGCCACCGCCAGTTCCAGAAACACCAACAGTCACTCGCACATCTGGATGTTTCTGTTGGAACTCTTCTGCCATTGCTTCTGTAATCGGGAAAACGGTACTAGAACCGTCAACGGCAACAGAACCACTAAGTTGGGAGTCTTCTTCACTAGCACCAGTAGTTTCGCCTTCAGTCCCTCCATTCTGAGCTTGTTGCCCACCGCCGCAAGCAGCAAGGGTAAATGTCAGTGTTCCAACGGAAGCTAGCGCGATCAAACGACGTGTATATTGGTTCAACATGTTCAACATAATATTTTTAACCTATCGATTCGATTAGTTTGTCCCGTAGCAAGATATCGTGTGATTGTAAAATTTAGGTTAAGATGTATAAATTAAATCATCGTATCTAAGTGATACATGCTTGGATCAATTCCTCCATCACAACTTTACCTCACGTAAGTAAAGAGAAGGTTAAATTGACAAAACATAAAAAATTGCTTTACAATCATAGGCTGTGACATTTTTCTCTGGGATTTTAAGCCATGAATGCACAAGAGATAATCCGCTCCATTGAACAGGAGCAGATGAAAGACGATCTGCCCGTAATTCATGTGGGCGATACGGTGCGGGTCGGTGTTTTGATTCAAGAAGGGGGAAAAACCCGCACTCAGCCTTTTGAGGGAACTGTGATCGCCAAGCGTCATGGTGGACTGAATGAAACGATGACTGTCCGTCGGGTTTTCCAAGGTATCGGGGTCGAGCGCGTATTTTTATTGCATTCTCCTCGGATTAAGGATATTAAAATTATTCGCCGCGGGAAAGTGCGTCGGGCGAAACTCTATTACTTGCGCGATCGCGTTGGTAAGGCAACTCGCGTGAAACAGCGCTTTGATCGCTAAAAGCCTCTCCGAGATTGATCGCAAATCGGAGAAAAAAGTGTTATACTAGCACGAGGCTAAATGAGCGATAACAATCATTGTGCGTCCTTAGTTCAGTTGGTAGAACGTCGGTCTCCAAAACCGAATGTCAGGGGTTCGAGTCCTCTAGGGCGCGCTCGCTATTTACAACCCCCCTGTAACCAGTCCAAAACTGTACCGGGGGGAAACTTTTTCGTCTCAACGAAAACCGTCAAGAGCAGAAAGGGGGATTGATATTGTGGCAAAGAACGAACCAAAAAAAAGTGACCGCCCCGAAGTGAAAGCAAAAGAAGAGCAAAGTAGCTTCGATTTGGCTGACTTTCTCAAAGGCACGAAAGAGGAACTGGGCAAGATTGTCTGGCCGAGTCGTAAACAACTGATTAGTGAGTCAGCCGGTGTCATTTTAATGGTCACACTGGTTGCCACCATTATTTACTTATTTGATAACCTCTTCATTTGGATTGCAGGACAGGTATTTTGATGAGTTTTGCCACAGACAATCAAAACGAAGACCCAAATCTTGAACAGTCAACGGATCGTAAACCAAGATGGTATGCGATTCAAGTAGCTTCTGGATGCGAAAAGCGGGTGAAAGCAAACCTAGAACAACGCAGCCAGACCCTTGATGTTGCTGATCGCATTTTACAAATTGAAATTCCCCAAACCCCAATCTTCAAACTGCGTAAAGACGGAACTCGTCAACAAGCTCAAGAAAAAGTTTTTCCCGGCTATGTTTTAATCCAAATGCTGTTGGATGACCAAGTTTGGCAGGTTGTAAAAAATACGCCGAATGTGATCAACTTTGTGGGTGCCGAACAAAAACGTCCCTATGGACGGGGGCGCGGTCATGTTAAACCTATGCCTTTAAGCCCCTCGGAAGTAGAACGGATTTTCCGACAAAGCGAACAACAAGAGCCCGTCGTTCAAGCAAAAGTCGCAGTCGGTGATAAGATTGTAGTCCTTAGTGGACCGTTCAAAGATTTTGATGGAGAAGTCGTGGAAGTCAGTTCCGAACGGAACAAACTCAAAGCCCTCCTTTCCATTTTTGGACGGGAAACACCAGTGGAATTGGAATTTAATCAGGTTGAGAAACAAGACTAGCAATGGCAAAAAAAGTTGTCGCACTTATTAAATTGGCACTGCCTGCGGGAAAAGCAAACCCCGCCCCTCCGGTTGGTCCTGCCTTGGGTCAACATGGGGTAAATATTATGGCGTTTTGTAAAGAATACAATGCCAAAACCGCTGACCAAGCCGGAATGGTGATTCCGGTAGAAATTTCGGTTTATGAAGACCGTAGTTTCACCTTTACTCTGAAAACACCGCCGGCTGCCGTTCTCTTGAAGAAAGCAGCAGGCATTGAAAAAGGGTCCAGCGAACCCAATCGCCAAATGGTGGGCAGCATTACCCGCGCCCAATTGCAAGAAATTGCAGAAACCAAAATGCCTGACCTTAACTCAAATGATATTGAGGCAGCCATGAAAGTGGTGGAAGGCACTGCCCGCAATATGGGAATTACTGTTAAAGATTAAACTGTGTGAGTTGGGGAGAGGCTCCAGCTTCGTTATTGACCCAAGGAGAAAAATAATGGCAAAAAAACCATCGCGTCGGATGCGGGAGTTACTGGAAAAAGTTGAAAATCGTCCCTACGAACCCCTGCCCGCTCTAGAATTACTTAAAGAAACAGCAACCGCTAAATTTGAAGAAACCGCAGAGGCACATGTTCGCCTGGGAATTGATCCCAAGTATAGCGATCAACAGATCCGAACCACCGTTACTTTCCCGAAAGGAACCGGACAAGCGGTGCGCATTGCTGTGATTACCCGCGGCGAAAAAGTGAATGAAGCCACTGAAGCCGGTGCAGAAGTGGTCGGTTCCGAAGAACTGATTCAAGAAATCCAAAATGGTCGCATGGATTTTGATGTGGTGATGGCAACCCCGGATATGATGCCCCAAGTGGCGAAATTGGGACGGGTTTTGGGACCGAAAGGACTAATGCCCTCCCCCAAAGGCGGAACCGTCACCAACGAATTAGAGTCTGCCATTCAGGAATTCAAAGCCGGGAAGCAAGAATTCCGGGCTGATCGAACTGGAATTGTCCATGTCATGTTCGGAAAGGCTTCCTTCTCAGCAGAAGATCTATTATCGAATCTCAAAGCCTTACAAGAAACGCTCGATCGCAATCGCCCTTCTGGGGCAAAAGGAAGATACTGGCGCAGCATTTATGTTTCCGCGAGTATGGGACCGGCGATTGAAGTCGATATTGCCGCTTTAAGAGACTATAAATTACCGGAAGCAGCATAACTGAAAAACTGAATACAACAAACAGTAGAAGCCAAAGACAGCAGGAGTCACAAATAAGACTTAAATTGCCTGCCGAGGTGAATACCCAAACGTTCCCCCTGTGCCCAAGTTGTTTTGGGCGGTTGGGAGGGTGGGTCATCAAACCTCGGAGAATCATCCGGGGTTTTTTTGATGAAGGGGGAAAGACCAATGAAAACTAGGAGGTGCAAGCGCGTGTGGGCAGAACACTAGAAGATAAAAAACAAGTTGTAGCGGAATTAAAAGACCTGTTGAGTGAATCGCAACTGACCATTGTGATTAACTACAAAGGGTTATCCGTTTCTGAAATTGGCGATTTGCGCGATCGACTGCGCGAAACCGGAACCACTTGTAAGGTAACCAAAAATACTCTGATGCGCCGAGCCGTTGATGGGGATGAAAATTGGCAACCTTTACAAGATTTTCTCAGGGAATCCTCGGCATTTTTATTTGTCAAGGATGACTTTAGCAATGCCATCAAGGCTTATCGAGACTTTTCTAAAGCCACCAATAAAACTGAGTTACGCGGTGGTGTGATGGAAGGTGCGCCTTTGAGTAAAGAGCAAGTGGATGCCCTCGGAGACCTTCCCTCTAAGGAAGAACTGATGGCACGCATTGCTCGCGGAATCAATGCCAATACGACCAAAATTGCAACTGGCATCAAAGAAGTTCCCACGTCTCTGGCACGAGCACTCAGAGAAGTCTCAGAAAAAGACAACGAAGAAGCAGCGTAGATTGTTATTCATTCATCAATCATTCATTTTATTTAGGAGTACAAACCAATGTCTGCAAAAACTGATGAAATTCTCGAACAATTAAAAACTCTCTCCTTATTAGAAGCTTCAGAACTGGTTAAACAAATTGAAGAAGCTTTTGGTGTAGATGCGTCGGCGCCTGCAGGCGGCATGATGATGGCAGCTGCCCCCGGAGCTGCTGCTGCTGAGGAAGCGGCAGAAGAGAAAACTGAATTTGATGTGGTTCTCGAAGAAGTACCTTCTGACAAGAAAATTGCCATTCTCAAGATCGTTCGGACCATTACTGGCTTAGGCTTAAAAGAAGCAAAAGGCTTAGTGGAAGAAACCCCGAAAGCACTGAAAGAAGCTACGACCAAAGAAGATGCCGAAGAGATCAAGAAACAGTTAGAAGAAGCAGGTGCCAAAGTTACTGTTAAGTAGTAACTGTTATATAGCAGTTCTTGAACTCATGAAGTACACCATTTTAAGCTTTAGGGCTTCTTTGTACCTTTTCTTTTGTACCTCACCTGATTGGGAACTGCTATATGAGTAAAGGTGGGTCAAAAAAACCACCTTGCAACTCGATAATCTGGTTCTAGTATCGTTATTACTGAGGGGCATTACACTTTAAAGATTTTATTATTGGCTTCTATTTTGATTACTACCAAAATAGAAGCCAATAACTGAACCTACTAAACCAGTTTGAGTTGTAATTAACAGAGCAAAAATATCTTTAGTGTAGGTATATCTTTTATCTCTTTCCTCTAGATCATTTTGATTAATTGGAATAAACATCACACATAAAGTACATAAAAAAGTCACTAAGTAAGTTCCAACAAGTAACCAGATTAACCAGTTAGCTAAATTAGAACGTGTATCTTCTCTTTTGTGATCAAGTGATTTATCTAGTTTTACTTTTTCTTCACTTGTTGCATCACGTTCAAGATATTTTGCAACCTCTTCTTCTGTAAAATACTGACTTTTTTCTTCGCTTTCTAATTCTTCATCATGATTTACTTTTTTATTTATTGGGGGAAACTGAGCTTTTTTCTCCTTATTTCCAGTAACTTCTTCTGATTCTGACATAAAAATTAGTTAAACACAATTTTTAACTATTTGTTACCTTTGATTTATTAAGACCATTAATTAGGAATTAACCGAGCTATTCTACCTTGATTTTTTGCGTTTTTAAACCATTCTCGTAAAAGAACACGCTTTAATTTGTCATTAGGTTTTCTAATGTAAATTTCAGCTCCATTTTTTTCAGCTTGTAGAAGATAGTCAATAATATACTGACCATTTTCCTTTAGCAAATCTTCCTCTAAATCAAGAAATTTTAATTTATGCCCTGGTCTGAGAATAAAAAAATCAGAACCTGAACTACGAGAATGTAGTAGGTATGATACCAGAGCATAATACTTTTGATCTTGCTCGGAACTTAAACGATTATTAACTATTTTTTCTACCATCACCTAAACCTCCTATTTTCTAGCTTAGCTTGTGTAAGATAGTGAAAATCCTAATTATGTCTTGATAATTTTGACTAGCATTATATTTCATTATTTCCAATAATGGTTCTCGATTCACTATCTTAGTCAGTTCATAGGAAATTCTAAATGACTGACTATCCTATGCCACAAGTCTAGTGAGGCGCGATGGCTTTGCCGGTTCCTTTTCGGAATATCGCGCTCTCCTCCTGCAGAGAGAAGGAACTTAATTGAATAGTTAGTAACCTAAAGGTGTTGAACGGTAAAACAAAGCGTATATGGTCTTAGCCGCCGAAAGAACAACAACACTGGAAGCGTTACATACTCAATATGTGGAGGCAACTCAACAAAATTATCCTCATGCTTACGTCTTTTCTTTAGACGAAATTATGGCAAATATTGCTGAAAATGCTGAACCCAGTGATGATATCGACGCTTTAACGAAAAGCGTCTTAGAAGCGATGCTCTATACTGCTTCTAATACAGTGGGAGAAATGATCGAACGTGCTGAAGCCGACTTTATTCGTCGTTTTGAAAAAATGACCCCCGAACAACAACAGGTTTGCACTCAGTATCGATTAAAATTTAGCTAACCCAACACCATGCTCGCCCTGCGGGCAGACACCAAAGACTCTTCACCTTACCTCATCATGAAATTTTACTGGAGACTCTCTCAGGGTGGTCTCAAAATTGTAAGAGTACTGCTGTTTACAAAATTTTCCACCGCATAATAAAAGCATTGTGTTGTTATCGGTAAGAAAACACCAGTTACTTTGACCTTTAGAGATCGCGCGTTTCAGGTAAAATTTAAGCTGGTTCTTTCAGTTCAGTAAGGATGGGTTGGCTGGCAATGTTTCAGGATGATTTAACGGCGATCTTATTATTTTCCTGTCGCGATCGCATGGGATTAGTCTCTCGTCTCTCCAACTTCATTTTTGAACG carries:
- the pstS gene encoding phosphate ABC transporter substrate-binding protein PstS family protein gives rise to the protein MLNQYTRRLIALASVGTLTFTLAACGGGQQAQNGGTEGETTGASEEDSQLSGSVAVDGSSTVFPITEAMAEEFQQKHPDVRVTVGVSGTGGGFKKFCNGETDISDASRPIKEVEKEACAEAGIEYIELPVAFDAISVIKNPANDWAECLTTEELETMWRPDAQGQIDNWNQVRDSFPDQRLSLYGPGVDSGTFDYFTEAIMGEGGASRGDYTASEDDNVIVQGVMSDQGGLGYLGLAYYEENQDELGAITIDDGNPDNGEGCIEPSTATVEEGTYQPLARPIFIYVRRSAAEEKPQVQAFIQFYMDAANRNLVSEVGYVALSDSIYQKALSRFEERKTGTVFEDGSTVGVKLNEVL
- the rplS gene encoding 50S ribosomal protein L19 yields the protein MNAQEIIRSIEQEQMKDDLPVIHVGDTVRVGVLIQEGGKTRTQPFEGTVIAKRHGGLNETMTVRRVFQGIGVERVFLLHSPRIKDIKIIRRGKVRRAKLYYLRDRVGKATRVKQRFDR
- the secE gene encoding preprotein translocase subunit SecE, producing MAKNEPKKSDRPEVKAKEEQSSFDLADFLKGTKEELGKIVWPSRKQLISESAGVILMVTLVATIIYLFDNLFIWIAGQVF
- the nusG gene encoding transcription termination/antitermination protein NusG, which encodes MSFATDNQNEDPNLEQSTDRKPRWYAIQVASGCEKRVKANLEQRSQTLDVADRILQIEIPQTPIFKLRKDGTRQQAQEKVFPGYVLIQMLLDDQVWQVVKNTPNVINFVGAEQKRPYGRGRGHVKPMPLSPSEVERIFRQSEQQEPVVQAKVAVGDKIVVLSGPFKDFDGEVVEVSSERNKLKALLSIFGRETPVELEFNQVEKQD
- the rplK gene encoding 50S ribosomal protein L11; its protein translation is MAKKVVALIKLALPAGKANPAPPVGPALGQHGVNIMAFCKEYNAKTADQAGMVIPVEISVYEDRSFTFTLKTPPAAVLLKKAAGIEKGSSEPNRQMVGSITRAQLQEIAETKMPDLNSNDIEAAMKVVEGTARNMGITVKD
- the rplA gene encoding 50S ribosomal protein L1; this encodes MAKKPSRRMRELLEKVENRPYEPLPALELLKETATAKFEETAEAHVRLGIDPKYSDQQIRTTVTFPKGTGQAVRIAVITRGEKVNEATEAGAEVVGSEELIQEIQNGRMDFDVVMATPDMMPQVAKLGRVLGPKGLMPSPKGGTVTNELESAIQEFKAGKQEFRADRTGIVHVMFGKASFSAEDLLSNLKALQETLDRNRPSGAKGRYWRSIYVSASMGPAIEVDIAALRDYKLPEAA
- a CDS encoding 50S ribosomal protein L10 — its product is MGRTLEDKKQVVAELKDLLSESQLTIVINYKGLSVSEIGDLRDRLRETGTTCKVTKNTLMRRAVDGDENWQPLQDFLRESSAFLFVKDDFSNAIKAYRDFSKATNKTELRGGVMEGAPLSKEQVDALGDLPSKEELMARIARGINANTTKIATGIKEVPTSLARALREVSEKDNEEAA
- the rplL gene encoding 50S ribosomal protein L7/L12 produces the protein MSAKTDEILEQLKTLSLLEASELVKQIEEAFGVDASAPAGGMMMAAAPGAAAAEEAAEEKTEFDVVLEEVPSDKKIAILKIVRTITGLGLKEAKGLVEETPKALKEATTKEDAEEIKKQLEEAGAKVTVK